The Miscanthus floridulus cultivar M001 chromosome 17, ASM1932011v1, whole genome shotgun sequence genome has a window encoding:
- the LOC136518807 gene encoding transcription factor bHLH61-like — protein MVSREQKRGVLHEKLQILRSVTHSHAGDKMSIIADASSYIKDLQQKIAKLNQETASAQHANVCQPLVSVGVLDKGFLINVFMDKSCPPGLLASILEAFDEIGLTVLEARATCAGSFRLEAVGEEEDEGLIDAHAVEQAVVQAIKNCPTN, from the exons ATGGTTTCCAGGGAGCAGAAGCGAGGAGTTTTGCATGAGAAGCTGCAGATTCTCCGCAGCGTTACTCATTCTCATGCG GGGGATAAAATGTCAATAATAGCAGACGCATCGTCGTACATCAAAGATCTACAGCAGAAAATTGCAAAGCTAAACCAAGAGACTGCATCTGCACAACACGCCAATGTTTGCCAACCATTGGTGAGTGTTGGAGTCCTGGACAAGGGTTTCCTCATCAATGTGTTCATGGACAAGAGCTGCCCACCAGGACTACTTGCTTCCATTCTTGAGGCATTTGACGAGATTGGACTCACAGTGCTTGAGGCTAGGGCTACATGTGCTGGTTCATTTCGTCTAGAAGCTGTAGGAGAG GAAGAAGATGAGGGCCTAATTGACGCACATGCAGTGGAGCAAGCAGTAGTTCAAGCAATCAAGAATTGTCCTACAAACTAA